The Longimicrobium sp. genome contains the following window.
CCTTGTTCCCGCTGCTCTGCATCTGGCGGAAGATGAAGACCCAAAAGCCGATCAGCAGAAGCCAGGGGAGCGCCTTCAGCAGGGTGACGCCCCAGTCCATGTTCGGCTCCGTCGCGCCGATCTTGATTCCCGCCGTGTTCATCTCCGTGAGCAGCGCTTCGGAGGCGTCGGGCGGCAGCCGGAGGGTGAACTGGTTGGCCGCGGTGCCGCGCCCCGTCTGCAGCGGGGTGCGCGTCTTTCCGTGCAGCTCGGTTTCGCCCACGAACTGCGCCTCGACGACGTTGCCCGCGGCGATCTGCTTGCGGAGCTCCGTGTAGTCGATCTTCGCGGTCGGCGCGGCGCGCCCCGAGTTGAGCGACACCAGCGCGATGGAGACGAGCACGATGGCCGCCCAGAAGGTCGCCGTGCGGGTGGCACGCCCCCAGCGGGAGGGCGGCTTGGGTGAACCGTTGTCGCGTTCTGCCATGTCTATTCCCTGCGCGGCCGTGCGCCCTGTGGGGGCGCCTCCGCGACGCGTACTTGTTCCGTGCCGCTAGGTGCGGCGCGGCTACAGGCTCCCGATGAACGGCAGGTTGCGGAAGTCCTCCGAGTGGTCCAGACCGTAGCCGATCAGGAACTCGTGCGGAGCATCGAACCCAACCCAGCGGGGCTCCTTCACCAGCGTGGTGGCGACGTGCTTGTGGAGGAGCGTGCACACCTCCAGCGAGCGCGGCCCGCGCTCCTCCAGCATCGGGAGGAGGCGGTTGAGGGTGGTGCCGCTGTCCACGATGTCTTCCACCACGATGACGTGGCGGTCCTTGAACTCGGCGTTGGGATCGTACAGCAGCTTCACCTCGCCGGAGCTGGTGGTGCCGCTGCCGTAGCTGCTCGCCACCAGAAAGTCCACCTGCAGCGGCCGCGTGATCTCGCGGACGAGGTCGCTGAGGAAGATGAACGACCCCTTGAGAAGTCCCAGCACCAGCACCGGCTCGTCGGCGGGCAGCTCGCGGGCGATCTGTCGTCCCATCTCCCGCACGCGCTCGGCGATCTGCTCGGCGCTGTAGACGATCCGTGTGAGCTTGCGGCCGCCGGTGCGGGCCAGGGTCAGATCCGTATCAGGCATCGGTGATCGAGATGGTGATCGTGGCCTCGCCCGGAAGGGGCTCGGCGTCGGCCGCGCGGGCGAGCCCGTGGGCCCAGAGCACGTGCCCCTCCGCGTCCGCGAGTACCGCGGCGCGCGCCCGCTGTGGGCGGGGGATGCGCGCTTCCAGGAAGAGCTTCTTCAGCTTCTTCGTCCCCGCGCGGGTCTTCATCCGGTCGCCCGGGAGCCAGCCGCGCAGGGTGAGCGGAAGCCGGTTCGCGGCGACGGTGACCCCCTCGCCGCCCGCGCCCCAGAGGACGCGGAGCTCGCGCCCGCCCAACCGCAGCGTCCCCTCCCCCTCGCCGCCGCCGATCACCAGGGAGCGGTCGGCCGGGGGCGCGTCGCCCACGGGCTCCACCCGCGCCAGACCGAGGTCGCTGCGGATCAGGTGGGTGCCGCCGGGGAGCAGGTGGACGCGTCCACTCGGTGCGGATGTGATAAACTGTAGCGCCGAGCGTGTTCCGGCGCGCCCCGGCACCACGCGGAAGCGGCGGAGCACGCCGCGCACCACGCGCGCCGCGACCGGCGAATCATAAGCCGCCAGCCGGTCCCGAACAAGCACGGCCCCCGCGGATTCCCACCTCACGCACTCCGCCGCCGCGCGCTCCGTCAGCGCCGCCCACTCGTCCTCCTGGGCGCGCGCGAGCCGGGCCAGGCGCACCAGGCTGCGCCGCGCGGCGGGCGCGAGCGTCTTTTCGATGCGCGGGAGGAGGTCGTGGCGGATGCGGTTGCGCGCGGGGCCGAGGATTTCGTTCGTGGGATCGCACCGCCAGCGCAGCCCGTTCTCGCGCGCGTACGCCTGCAGCTCCGCGCGCCAGAAGGGGAGGAGCGGGCGCACCAGACCGCCTTCGCCGCGCTCCGGAATGCCGGCCAGGCCGGCGATTCCCGTCCCGCGCAGCACGCGAAAGAGCACCGTCTCCGCCTGGTCGTCCGCGTGGTGCGCGGTGGCGAGGTGGGCGGCACCGTGGACGGACTGCGCCTGGCGGAGGAAGCGGTAGCGCGCGCGGCGTGCGTCGTCCTCGGTGCGGAGCGGCTCCGTGGCGCGCGCTTCCACCAGAGGCACCCCCCAAGCCGTGCAGAGGCCGCGCACCCAGTGCGCGTCGGCGTCGCTGCCGGGGCGCATGGCGTGGTCGAAGTGCGCCGCCGTCACCCGCGCATCGGTGGTGAAGCGGAGGAGATGGAGGAGCGCCACCGAGTCCATCCCGCCGGAGAGTGCGACCAGCACGTGCGCGCCGGCGTCGAGGCCGAGGGCGCGCGGGCGGTCGCGGAAGCGGGTGGGGAGGTCGGTGGTGGGCACGGGAGCCTCAGGGGCCCCACCCCCCGGCCCCCTCCCCCGCACGCGGGGGAGCGTGGGGGAGGGGGAGCGGGGGTGGGGGCGCGGTCAGGCGGGGCGGCCGCCGTGGTGCCCGCCGACCTGGTCCAGCGGGGGGCGGCGGGCGCTGTTCACGCGCAGCTCCGAGCGGACGCCGCGCACGCCGTCCACGTCCCAGGCGTCGTCGGTGGCGTAGCGGACCTCGTCGTAGTCGGGGAGCTCGCCGCGCAGGGTGACGACGCCGCCGCTCACTTCCACGGTGATCGCCTCGGCATCCACCCAGGTATCGTAGAAGAGGGCGTCCTCCACGTCGCTCTTCAGCTCCTCGTCCGGGCGCTGGCGCTTGCGGAGGCGCTGGTGGTAGGGGCCGAGGCCATAGCGCGCCGGGCCAAAGGTGCCCTCGTCGTGAACAATGTGGCCGCCGAAGCTGCCGTCGTAGCGGCTCGGGCCGGGGGCCGGGCGCTGCCCCATCCCGCCGCCGTAGCCGGGGTTGCGGTTGAAGCCGTTTCCGGCGCCCTGGCGGCCGTAGCCCCCGTCGTAAGGCGGCATCGTCTTTCCCTGGTATGCGCGTTGTGCGGTGTGTGGAGGGCGGCTCAGGCGCGCAACAACCGCGCCAGCCACGGCTCCATCTCGCCCGCCGGCGGGCCGGGGGGAAGCGGGCGCGCGGCGACTTCGTGGAGGACGCGCGCCAGGCGGTCCGGACGGTCGCTCACGATGCCGTCGACGCCCCAGGAGAGGAGGCGGCGCATGTCTTCCGTCTCGTCGATCGTCCACACGTGCACGGCCACGTTCTTCGCGTGCGCCTCCCGCACCCAGAGCGGGTCGAGCACCTGCCGTCCGCCGTGCCTGTCGGGCATCTGCCACGCATCGACGGCGGGGCGGTACAGGCGGCCGAGGCGCAGCTTGTGGAGGGCGAAGAACGCGTACATCTCCTGCGACGATGCGCTGGTGGGGCCGGGGTACGTGGCGAAGCGCGCGCGGTTCTTTCGATCTCCCGCCGCGATCAGCACGCGCTGCTCGGCCCCCAGCGCCCGCACCGTCTCCCAAACCGGCTCCTGCGCCCGCGCGTCCTTGATCTCCACGTTCACGCGCGCGTGCGGCAGCGCCTCCAGCACCTCGCGCAGGGTGGAGATGCGCACGCCCGCGCCGCGGAAGGGGAAGGTGGCGCCCCCGTCCGGCGTGAAGCGGTACCCCGTGTCCAGCCCCGCCAGCTCGCGCGCCGTCAGCTCGCACACGGGCCCGCTGCCGTCCGTCGTCCGGTCCACGTTGGGATCGTGGATCACCACCGCATCCCCGTCGCGCGTCGGCTGGACGTCGATCTCCAGCACGTCGGCGCGCCACCACTCCAGCGCGCGGCGGAACGCAGTGAGGGTGTTCTCGGGCGCGAGGCCGGAGCCGCCGCGGTGCGCGATCAGGAGGGGGGCGCCGGCGAGGTAGCGGAAGCCGGGACGGGTGGACATCGGGGGATGGGGGATGAGGGGATGGAGGGATGAGGACGACAGGGTGAGCGGTGGGGGCTGTTCACCCCATCCCTCATCCCTTCATCCCTAATCCCCGCCTTCCAGCGCTTCCACCTCGGCGGGCGAAAGCCGGTACAGCCGGTACAGCACCAGGTCCACCAGCTCCGACGACATCATCCGCGCCCAGACCACCTTTTGGGAGTCGATGCCGGCCTCCAGCTCGCGCGTGGCGGCGGCGTAGCGCTCGGCGACGAAGGTCAGGATCTCCTCGACCGCGTCGGGGTGGGGGCGCGCCGGGCTCGGGGCGCCGGCGGGGACGTGGTCCACCAGCAGGCCGTCCACGTAGGCGAGGAAGCCGGGGAAGACCATCTCGGTCATGTGGCCGCCCGCGACCGCTTCCTCATCGGTGAGCTGCTCCCAGGAAAGCTCGTTCCAGTACAGCTCCTCCGCCTCGCGGCGGATGGACTCGATCCGCTCGGGGGAGAGCGTCTCCGCGCCCGGGAAGTCGTGAGGAGTACGGTCGATGGAGCAGAGGATGCGCCTGCGGCGCTTTTCCACAAAAGACTGCGCGGGATGGGCTGGTGCGGCGGAGTTGCGCATAAAACCGGATGGCTCCGTGCTGCGTTGCTCGCATGCTGGGGCGGTCAACTTAGACAACCGCGCCAAGCGTCGCAACAGCGGTTTCACACAGAGACACGGAGGGCACAGCGAGGGCACAGACGGACCAGCAGAGCTCTCTATTGTTCTTGTAGTTCTCTCTGTGGCTCTGTGTGAGGCGATGTCTCAGGCGGTGCGCTGCTCCCGCTCCACCTCGCGCACCGCGGACTCGAGCTGCTCGGCGGTGACGCGCGCGTCGCCCAGCTCGGCGCGCTCCAGGTCGGCGCCGGCGAGGTTGGCGCGCTCCAGGTTGGCGCCGCTGAGGTCCGCGCCCTTGAGCGTGCAGCCGGAAAGGTCCGCGCCCGAGAGATCGGCGGAGACGAGGGTGGCGCCCGTCAGGTTGGCGCCCTTGAGGTCGGCCCCGTGCAGCTTGGCGCCGCCCAGGTCCGCGTGCTCCAGCGTGGCATACTCCAGCATCGCCCCGCCCAGCTCCACCCCGCGCAGGTATGCGCCGGTGAGGTTGGCGCCCTTGAGGTTCGCCTTCTCCATGTCCGCGCCCGTCAGGATGGCGCCCTTGAGATACGCTCCGGTGAGGTGCGCGCGCTTGAGGTAGGCCCACTCCAGGTAGGCTCCCTCCATGTACGCCCACTCCAGCGTGGCGCGCTCCAGGTAGGCGCCCCACAGCCCGGCGCTCTTGAGATAGGCCTCGGTGAGGTTGGCTTCGATCAGGTCGGCGCCCTTGAGGTCGGCGCCCTCCAGCTCGGCGCCGCTCAGGTTGGCGCCCTTGAGGTTGGCGCCCGCCAGCTGCGCCCCCCGCAGCGACGAGCGCTCCAGGTTGGCGCCGGCCAGGTTGGCGCGCTCCAGCCGCGCCCCGTCCAGCACGGCGCCGCGCAGGTTGAGGTGCCCCGACGCGACCAGCATCCAAAGGTCCCGGTCCGACAGGATCCGCTGCTCCATGCGCTGCTCCTGGCCCGGAGCGCCCGAGGCCGTGGGGGTGTCCATTGAGGAGACTTACCGTTGCCGCGCGGCGGCGCGCTGGGGGGCGAGCTTCCAGCGCATCCGCCCGGCCCACCCGCACCGCGCGCACTTCCGCACCGGCGTGGCCGCCACCACGGCCACCAGCCGGTCTACCGCGCTACGCCCCCGGTGCGGGCTGGTGACGGCGCGGCAGTGCGGGCACTCGGGCGCGAATGGGAGGCGGGCCAGGTACAGCGCCGCGAGCCCCGGTGCGGCAACGGCGGCCAGAGCCAGGCAAAACACGATCGTGAGCACCCGTCCTCCGCGCGAAAGGCCCGCAGCCGCGCGCCCACGCGCCCGACCCTGTAAACACCTTCTGCAATGCGCGTTCCGCTCTTCACGCACGGACCTTGCGGAGCGCGCCACGTCCGACGAAGCCAAGCACGGCCAACGAGGAGGCGAGGATGCCATACGGGCACGGCTACGACCGGGGATACGGCTACGACCGCGGCTTCCGCGGCAGACCGCGGGGGTACGATCGCGGCCCGGGGCGCTACGACCGCGGCTACCAGGGCGCGCCGCCCCGGCCGGACTACGGGCCGCCGGTCCCCTTCCCCTTCGTCCCCTTTGGCTGGGACCCGATGATGGGGCCCATGGCCTGGCCCATGCTCCCGTACGGGGCGGAGGGGATGCCGGCGCCCGGCCCGCGCTACGACCGCGGCTACCACGTCCCCCCGCGCCAGAGC
Protein-coding sequences here:
- the hpt gene encoding hypoxanthine phosphoribosyltransferase, giving the protein MPDTDLTLARTGGRKLTRIVYSAEQIAERVREMGRQIARELPADEPVLVLGLLKGSFIFLSDLVREITRPLQVDFLVASSYGSGTTSSGEVKLLYDPNAEFKDRHVIVVEDIVDSGTTLNRLLPMLEERGPRSLEVCTLLHKHVATTLVKEPRWVGFDAPHEFLIGYGLDHSEDFRNLPFIGSL
- the tilS gene encoding tRNA lysidine(34) synthetase TilS, which gives rise to MPTTDLPTRFRDRPRALGLDAGAHVLVALSGGMDSVALLHLLRFTTDARVTAAHFDHAMRPGSDADAHWVRGLCTAWGVPLVEARATEPLRTEDDARRARYRFLRQAQSVHGAAHLATAHHADDQAETVLFRVLRGTGIAGLAGIPERGEGGLVRPLLPFWRAELQAYARENGLRWRCDPTNEILGPARNRIRHDLLPRIEKTLAPAARRSLVRLARLARAQEDEWAALTERAAAECVRWESAGAVLVRDRLAAYDSPVAARVVRGVLRRFRVVPGRAGTRSALQFITSAPSGRVHLLPGGTHLIRSDLGLARVEPVGDAPPADRSLVIGGGEGEGTLRLGGRELRVLWGAGGEGVTVAANRLPLTLRGWLPGDRMKTRAGTKKLKKLFLEARIPRPQRARAAVLADAEGHVLWAHGLARAADAEPLPGEATITISITDA
- a CDS encoding BON domain-containing protein → MPPYDGGYGRQGAGNGFNRNPGYGGGMGQRPAPGPSRYDGSFGGHIVHDEGTFGPARYGLGPYHQRLRKRQRPDEELKSDVEDALFYDTWVDAEAITVEVSGGVVTLRGELPDYDEVRYATDDAWDVDGVRGVRSELRVNSARRPPLDQVGGHHGGRPA
- a CDS encoding glycerophosphodiester phosphodiesterase; translated protein: MSTRPGFRYLAGAPLLIAHRGGSGLAPENTLTAFRRALEWWRADVLEIDVQPTRDGDAVVIHDPNVDRTTDGSGPVCELTARELAGLDTGYRFTPDGGATFPFRGAGVRISTLREVLEALPHARVNVEIKDARAQEPVWETVRALGAEQRVLIAAGDRKNRARFATYPGPTSASSQEMYAFFALHKLRLGRLYRPAVDAWQMPDRHGGRQVLDPLWVREAHAKNVAVHVWTIDETEDMRRLLSWGVDGIVSDRPDRLARVLHEVAARPLPPGPPAGEMEPWLARLLRA
- a CDS encoding pentapeptide repeat-containing protein, yielding MEQRILSDRDLWMLVASGHLNLRGAVLDGARLERANLAGANLERSSLRGAQLAGANLKGANLSGAELEGADLKGADLIEANLTEAYLKSAGLWGAYLERATLEWAYMEGAYLEWAYLKRAHLTGAYLKGAILTGADMEKANLKGANLTGAYLRGVELGGAMLEYATLEHADLGGAKLHGADLKGANLTGATLVSADLSGADLSGCTLKGADLSGANLERANLAGADLERAELGDARVTAEQLESAVREVEREQRTA